The stretch of DNA CGCCATCTTGGCCGCATCCGGCGAGCGCGTGGGCCTCTTCACCAGCCCGCACCTGACCCAGTTTGCCGAGCGATTCCGGGTGGGGGATCAAGATTTGCCCGAAAGCGCGGTGGCCGAGGCTTTGATGCGGGTGCGGCCCCATGCCGAAGCCGTAGATGCCTCTTTTTTTGAAATCGTGACGGCGTTGGGCTGCCTGCTGTTTGCCGAAGCGGGCGTGACCCTAGCCGTAATGGAAGTGGGCCTCGGCGGGCGATTGGACGCCACCAACGCGCTTGACCCGGTGCTGAGTGTCATCACCAACGTGGCGCTCGATCATACCGAGATTCTGGGCGATACACTGGAGGCTATTGCCGCCGAGAAAGCCGGGATTCTGCGTGCTGGGCGGCCTGTCGTAACCGATGTCGTTGCTGGAGTCCGAAGCATTCTGGACAGGGAAGGGGCAGACCTGTGGGCGCTGGGCGACGTGCGGGCCGAGTCTCTGGGGTGGGAAGGTTGGTCAGTGGTTTTGCCTCTGCCAAACGGCCAACACTTCAGCTTTCGCACACCACTGCTGGGGGCACATGGGGCCAGAAACGCGGCGTTGGCGGCTCTGGCGGCGTTCCGATTAGGTGCGTCCGAGTCGGCCATTCGGCAGGGTACGGAAGCAGTTCGGTGGCCCGGACGAATGGAGGTCATCCCAACTGCTGCGGGTGGGCGCGTGCTGCTGGACGGCGCACACAACCCGGCGGGCGCACAGGCTTTGGCCGCCGCCCTGCGCGAGCTGTTGCCAGAGCTGGGTCTGGAGCGTGTGTCGTTCATCTTCGGTGCCGCTGCCGACAAGGATTTGGGCGGTGTGGCTGAGGCTCTGCGCCCACTGGCCTCGCGGGTCATCCTGACGCGTGCCGTGCTGAGTCCCCGCGCGGCCCACCCCGCCACCCTCGCGCCACTGTTTGAGGGCTTGCCCATTCACCTGACCCATTCCCCCGCCGACGCGTTGGCCCTTCTCCATGGCCTCGCTGGGCCGTTGGCGGTGGTGTGCGGCAGCCTCTATCTGATCGGAGAAGTGCGTCCCCTCCTGCTGGGGGGGGCAGGTGAGGAACGGGAGCGGTGGCAGTAGGCACAAGCCACATCAGAGGCCGGACTGTCCGCCATCTGGCCTCACCGCTGCCCGGACACGCTACCCTGAGAGGCCATGACAACCTCATCGCAGACGCCAGATGTGCAGCCGACTGATGTGACTGCTCCTCCTCTCAACTCACCCGATGTGGCGCTGCCCGAACTGAAGCGCCGTTTGGGGCAAATCAGCGACCTGGGTGCGGCGGCGGGCCTGATGTCCTGGGATCAGGAAACGCAGATGCCCGACGAGGCGGCGCGGGTGCGCGGGCAGCAGATGGCGACTCTGGAGGGGCTGGCGCACGAGATTTTCACCGACCCCCGTACCGCCGAACTGTTGGTTGCGGCGGGCGAACCCGCTGACCCCACCGACGCCGCCATCGTGCAGGTCACGCGCCGCGATCACGGCAAGGCCACCAAGTTGCCCACCGAGTTTGTAGAGGAACAGTCCCGCGCCCGCAACGAGGCCCACCATGCGTGGATAGAGGCCCGTAAGAACAGCGAATTTGCCACCTTCGCGCCGCACTTGACCAAGATGATCGACCTGGCGCGGCGGCAGGCCGACTTGCTGGGTTACGAGGCCCACCCCTACGACGCGCTGATGGACAACTACGAGCCGGGCATGCGGGCCGCACATGTCAAAACGGTGTTTGCCGACCTGCGTGACCGCACGTTGCCGCTGCTGCGCCGAATCGTGGCCGCGCCCGACGCCGCGGATTACAGCGTGCTGACCCGCCCTTTTGCACCAGAGGCACAGAAAGCCTTTGCGTGGCGCATGGCGGGCGAGGCGTTTGGTCTGAAGTCCGACTTTGCGCGGCAAGACGAGAGTGCGCACCCCTTTCAGACCAATTTCAGCCGCAGTGACCTGCGAATCACGACCCGCGTGGAACCTTACTGGCCCGCCTGCCTGTTCGGTACCTGGCACGAAACCGGCCACGCCATGTACGAGCGCGGCGTGGGCGAGCGCTGGGAGCGGACTCCGGTGTCCAGCGGCACGAGTTTGGGCGTCCACGAAAGCCAGTCGCGCATGTTCGAGAATCTGCTGGCCCGCTCGCGTCCGTTCTGGAACCGTCATTTTGCGGCGCTGGCCGAAGCTGCCCCCGAAGTCACGGCGGGCCTGGATCCCGAAACGCTGTATCGCACCGTCAACCGCGTGAATCCCAGCCTGATCCGCGTGGAAGCCGATGAAGTCACCTACAACTTCCATGTGATGCTGCGCTTTGAACTGGAATTGGCGCTGCTGGAAGGCAGCCTGAACGTGGCCGACTTGCCGGAAGCGTGGAATGCCAAGATGGGCGAGTATCTGGGCCTCACGCCGCCGAATGACGCCGAGGGGGTGCTGCAAGACGTGCACTGGTCTGCGGGATTGATCGGCTATTTTCCGACCTACACGTTGGGCAACCTGCTGAGCGTGCAACTGCTGGAAGCCGCCCGCCAGACGCCCGAGATCGCGGCGGGCATTGATCAGGCCGAGTACGCGCCGCTGCTGGCGTGGTTGGCCGATAATGTGCATCAGCATG from Deinococcus sp. QL22 encodes:
- a CDS encoding carboxypeptidase M32 — protein: MTTSSQTPDVQPTDVTAPPLNSPDVALPELKRRLGQISDLGAAAGLMSWDQETQMPDEAARVRGQQMATLEGLAHEIFTDPRTAELLVAAGEPADPTDAAIVQVTRRDHGKATKLPTEFVEEQSRARNEAHHAWIEARKNSEFATFAPHLTKMIDLARRQADLLGYEAHPYDALMDNYEPGMRAAHVKTVFADLRDRTLPLLRRIVAAPDAADYSVLTRPFAPEAQKAFAWRMAGEAFGLKSDFARQDESAHPFQTNFSRSDLRITTRVEPYWPACLFGTWHETGHAMYERGVGERWERTPVSSGTSLGVHESQSRMFENLLARSRPFWNRHFAALAEAAPEVTAGLDPETLYRTVNRVNPSLIRVEADEVTYNFHVMLRFELELALLEGSLNVADLPEAWNAKMGEYLGLTPPNDAEGVLQDVHWSAGLIGYFPTYTLGNLLSVQLLEAARQTPEIAAGIDQAEYAPLLAWLADNVHQHGRSRTPEQITVAATGRPLTADPYVAYLHEKYEGIYGLS
- a CDS encoding folylpolyglutamate synthase/dihydrofolate synthase family protein codes for the protein MPPELRLSEPAITPLDWLFARQRFGIHPGLERVRVLLARLGHPQQAYRVVLVGGTNGKGSTAATLAAILAASGERVGLFTSPHLTQFAERFRVGDQDLPESAVAEALMRVRPHAEAVDASFFEIVTALGCLLFAEAGVTLAVMEVGLGGRLDATNALDPVLSVITNVALDHTEILGDTLEAIAAEKAGILRAGRPVVTDVVAGVRSILDREGADLWALGDVRAESLGWEGWSVVLPLPNGQHFSFRTPLLGAHGARNAALAALAAFRLGASESAIRQGTEAVRWPGRMEVIPTAAGGRVLLDGAHNPAGAQALAAALRELLPELGLERVSFIFGAAADKDLGGVAEALRPLASRVILTRAVLSPRAAHPATLAPLFEGLPIHLTHSPADALALLHGLAGPLAVVCGSLYLIGEVRPLLLGGAGEERERWQ